The following coding sequences are from one Ruminococcus flavefaciens AE3010 window:
- a CDS encoding S1C family serine protease, with product MSDYNYNYNNQQDPNNNNNGANYTGFSTDSTEAPKKQKKHTVLKTAAFIMAMALVSAGSIGAYRYFAGESFTGGSLVEELEDDAESSTKEATKKLLASKAVSLIKTEDVGGNVLSNEEIVEKVLPSVVGIESSFTTEQTIGNDFSDFEDFFDFGFGFGNGFGGGSGRNSEPVTREYKGTGTGVIISDNGYIVTNAHVIYDSEYGGGEASSVSVVLDNDKTYDAEVIGYDTDCDLAVLKIDETGLTAAEFGNSDELKLGESVIAIGNPLGFELMDTVTGGMISGLNRNITINNKAMNLIQTDAAINSGNSGGPLINKYGQVIGINSSKMSSSYSSSGASIEGIGFAIPSNETASIIDDLMKYGYVTGKPQLGISAQNVSEATAKMYDWPVGIYIYSVNKDSAAEKAGLRKGDIIVKVDDKKVTTSDELVAQLNTHSAGDEIEITFVRDEEEKSVKVTLDEKVVEEQSKEEETTKSKPKKDSKAEEENDEQDDAEEEIDEQDDAKEEEDEKQSAKKSKADKAEKAEKNDKADKSDESEGEE from the coding sequence ATGAGTGATTACAATTACAATTATAATAATCAGCAGGACCCCAACAATAACAACAACGGGGCAAATTATACAGGCTTCAGCACAGACAGCACTGAGGCTCCCAAGAAGCAGAAGAAGCACACAGTTCTGAAGACTGCCGCTTTCATTATGGCTATGGCATTGGTCTCAGCAGGCTCTATCGGTGCATACCGCTACTTCGCAGGTGAAAGCTTTACAGGCGGCTCACTCGTTGAGGAGCTTGAAGACGACGCTGAAAGCTCAACCAAGGAAGCTACAAAGAAGCTCCTCGCTTCAAAGGCTGTAAGCCTTATCAAGACAGAAGATGTGGGCGGCAATGTTCTCTCCAATGAGGAGATCGTTGAAAAGGTGCTCCCCTCTGTAGTCGGGATCGAGTCCTCATTTACCACTGAGCAGACTATCGGCAATGATTTCAGCGACTTCGAGGACTTCTTTGACTTCGGCTTTGGTTTCGGAAACGGCTTCGGCGGCGGCAGCGGCAGAAACAGCGAGCCTGTTACCAGAGAATACAAGGGCACAGGTACAGGCGTTATCATATCGGACAACGGCTACATCGTAACAAACGCTCACGTTATCTACGACAGCGAGTACGGCGGCGGCGAGGCTTCAAGCGTTTCTGTAGTTCTTGACAACGACAAGACATATGACGCTGAGGTGATCGGCTACGATACAGACTGCGACCTTGCAGTCCTCAAAATTGACGAAACAGGTCTCACAGCTGCCGAATTCGGCAACAGCGACGAGCTGAAACTGGGCGAATCCGTTATCGCTATCGGAAATCCTCTGGGCTTTGAGCTCATGGACACCGTTACAGGCGGTATGATCTCGGGTCTTAACAGAAATATCACCATCAACAACAAGGCTATGAACCTTATCCAGACCGATGCCGCTATCAACTCAGGCAACTCGGGCGGTCCCCTTATCAACAAATACGGTCAGGTCATCGGTATAAACTCTTCAAAGATGTCATCATCTTATTCTTCATCGGGAGCTTCCATTGAGGGTATCGGCTTCGCTATCCCCTCAAACGAGACAGCTTCTATCATTGACGACCTTATGAAGTACGGCTACGTTACAGGCAAGCCCCAGCTTGGTATCAGCGCTCAGAACGTATCTGAGGCAACAGCAAAGATGTACGACTGGCCTGTTGGTATCTACATCTATTCCGTAAACAAGGACAGTGCTGCTGAAAAGGCAGGTCTCAGAAAGGGCGATATCATCGTTAAGGTAGACGATAAGAAGGTCACCACGTCTGATGAACTGGTTGCACAGCTGAATACTCATTCTGCAGGCGATGAGATCGAGATCACATTCGTAAGAGACGAAGAGGAAAAGTCTGTCAAGGTAACTCTCGACGAAAAGGTAGTTGAGGAGCAGTCAAAGGAAGAAGAGACCACAAAGAGCAAGCCTAAGAAGGACAGCAAGGCTGAGGAAGAAAACGACGAACAGGACGACGCTGAGGAAGAAATCGACGAACAGGACGACGCTAAGGAAGAAGAGGACGAGAAGCAGTCCGCTAAGAAGTCCAAGGCAGACAAGGCTGAAAAAGCCGAAAAGAACGACAAGGCTGACAAGTCCGACGAGTCTGAGGGCGAGGAATAA
- a CDS encoding hemolysin family protein, with protein MDSSDIWKIVLVIAMMVFSALFSGTETAYSSVNKLRLKNYEAQGSKKAKKALRLANRFDEVLTAVLIGNNIVNIATSSVSTLIFIKLVGAKGPALSTIVITVLVLIFCEVLPKSYAKKNAEKLALAFAAPLSFLVAVFKPFVWLLNKLSSLVSKGDEAPSVTEDELKYMIDEIEEQGVIEEQESELVKSALEFDEITINEILIPRVKVIGVELGSTIDEIKELFSTEMYSRLPVYEKSLDNIVGIITNKAFFKMLVEGGTDVNSIIQEVPHIADTKLISEAMRDMQRSKVHLAVVIDQYGGTKGIVTLEDIIEELVGEIYDEDDEIETNIMMLAPDKYEVAGDMSISDMLEMLDLDEDMITTDYTSVGGWVTDVMEHIPEAGETAESGIFRITAAEVNEQNVEKVIIEVLPTDDDDEEDEEEE; from the coding sequence ATGGACAGTTCAGATATATGGAAGATAGTTCTTGTCATTGCCATGATGGTGTTTTCAGCACTGTTTTCGGGTACCGAGACCGCCTATTCAAGCGTGAACAAGCTCCGTCTGAAAAATTATGAAGCTCAGGGCAGCAAAAAAGCCAAAAAGGCTCTCAGACTTGCAAACCGCTTTGATGAGGTGCTCACGGCAGTTCTTATCGGCAATAATATCGTCAATATAGCAACTTCATCTGTAAGCACTCTTATATTCATCAAGCTTGTGGGCGCTAAGGGTCCTGCGCTTTCAACGATAGTGATAACAGTGCTGGTGCTCATATTCTGCGAGGTGCTCCCAAAGTCCTACGCCAAGAAAAACGCCGAGAAACTGGCACTTGCATTTGCAGCGCCCCTGTCGTTTCTCGTTGCGGTGTTCAAGCCATTTGTGTGGCTGCTCAACAAGCTTTCGTCCCTTGTATCCAAGGGCGATGAAGCTCCCAGCGTGACCGAAGACGAGCTGAAATACATGATAGACGAGATAGAGGAGCAGGGCGTTATCGAGGAGCAGGAGAGCGAGCTTGTGAAAAGTGCTCTTGAATTTGATGAGATAACCATAAACGAGATACTTATCCCCCGTGTAAAGGTCATAGGCGTTGAGCTTGGCTCTACTATCGACGAGATAAAGGAGCTTTTCAGCACCGAGATGTACTCCCGTCTGCCCGTCTATGAGAAGAGTCTTGACAATATCGTGGGAATCATTACAAATAAAGCCTTCTTCAAAATGCTTGTTGAGGGCGGTACCGATGTGAACTCCATAATACAGGAGGTACCCCACATTGCCGATACCAAGCTCATAAGCGAGGCTATGCGGGATATGCAGCGCTCAAAGGTACATCTTGCCGTAGTCATCGACCAGTACGGCGGCACTAAGGGTATCGTTACCCTTGAGGATATCATCGAGGAGCTGGTTGGCGAGATATACGACGAGGACGACGAGATCGAGACCAATATAATGATGCTTGCTCCCGATAAATACGAGGTGGCAGGCGATATGAGCATAAGCGATATGCTGGAAATGCTTGACCTTGACGAGGACATGATAACCACGGACTATACCTCTGTAGGCGGTTGGGTGACTGATGTTATGGAGCATATCCCCGAAGCAGGCGAGACTGCCGAGAGCGGTATCTTCCGCATAACGGCTGCCGAGGTCAATGAGCAGAACGTTGAAAAGGTAATAATCGAAGTTCTTCCCACCGACGATGACGATGAAGAAGACGAGGAAGAAGAATAA
- a CDS encoding DUF2726 domain-containing protein gives MDKTLLTVIIIGIIVLILSRRPKTFDTPVKKQEEIEKTKNNEEIQKKEDMQNDEETPDNFFPYKKKYILTKNEYYFYNNLKEIIAPLNLQILAKIRLADLIEVDTNKAGKEFMKYFGKIKSKHIDFAIVDNMKVIMLLELDDNSHNKEDRKERDSFVNNALLTVGYTVVRTNGNLDIIKKALIDKGYHENLYQNTQ, from the coding sequence ATGGATAAAACACTTTTAACAGTAATTATCATAGGAATAATTGTTTTAATACTTTCGAGACGACCAAAGACATTTGATACTCCAGTAAAAAAACAGGAAGAAATTGAAAAAACAAAAAACAATGAGGAAATTCAAAAAAAAGAGGATATGCAAAATGATGAGGAAACACCAGATAATTTTTTTCCATACAAGAAAAAATATATACTCACAAAAAATGAATACTATTTTTACAATAATCTAAAAGAAATTATTGCTCCTTTAAATTTACAAATACTTGCAAAGATAAGGCTTGCAGATTTAATTGAGGTTGATACAAATAAAGCGGGAAAAGAATTTATGAAGTATTTCGGTAAAATTAAATCAAAACACATTGATTTTGCAATTGTCGATAATATGAAAGTTATTATGCTTTTGGAACTCGACGATAATAGTCATAATAAAGAAGATAGAAAAGAACGAGATAGCTTTGTTAATAATGCATTATTAACAGTTGGGTATACAGTTGTAAGGACAAATGGAAACTTAGACATAATAAAGAAAGCGTTGATAGACAAAGGCTATCATGAGAATTTATATCAAAACACACAATAA
- a CDS encoding protein kinase domain-containing protein encodes MAELKVGYKGKTVYNSTFTILEFLGGGGQGNVYRVECGGKEMALKWYHKSTIDKMKNPQEFYENLKANIKKGAPTAAFLWPEELSNWIDGSFGYIMPLRPNGYEELTRFLLWDPKTRRMKASFANITARCNAAINIIEGFRALHNDGYSYQDLNNGNFFINPQNGDVLICDNDNVSERGVNFGIAGKQRYMAPEVVLGGAPDKRSDRFSLAVILFRMLFIEHPLEGKYSTPPCMTPELEKKFYGTDPVFVLDPEDDRNAANNQLNTNTLRFWKIYPDYIRDLFVQSFGKSSVKPPYDRVIELTWLDAFVKLRSETVPCPHCGKETFIAPKYSVNCMYCGGQLTCTESIKFKRFELPSFGGAKLYEGMTGDTDGDFHKVIGEVVRNKKDPSKHALRNLTNDTWSVKLPDNTVKTVDPNGIMPINKGFVLTIGRSEGTVE; translated from the coding sequence ATGGCAGAACTAAAAGTAGGATATAAAGGCAAAACTGTATATAATTCAACATTTACCATTCTGGAATTCCTCGGCGGCGGCGGACAGGGAAATGTCTACAGAGTCGAGTGCGGCGGCAAGGAAATGGCGCTGAAATGGTATCACAAGTCCACTATCGACAAAATGAAGAATCCCCAGGAATTCTACGAAAACCTGAAAGCCAACATAAAAAAGGGTGCTCCCACTGCCGCTTTTCTCTGGCCTGAGGAGCTCTCCAACTGGATAGACGGCAGCTTCGGCTATATCATGCCCCTCCGTCCCAATGGCTATGAGGAGCTGACACGCTTCCTGCTGTGGGACCCCAAGACACGCCGCATGAAGGCAAGCTTCGCCAATATCACAGCACGCTGCAATGCCGCTATCAATATCATTGAGGGCTTCCGCGCTCTCCACAATGACGGCTACAGCTATCAGGACCTGAACAACGGCAACTTTTTCATAAATCCTCAGAACGGCGATGTGCTCATCTGCGACAACGACAATGTTTCCGAGCGCGGTGTTAACTTCGGCATAGCAGGCAAACAGCGCTATATGGCTCCCGAGGTTGTTCTCGGCGGAGCTCCCGACAAGCGCTCAGACCGCTTCTCGCTGGCAGTTATCCTCTTCCGTATGCTGTTCATCGAGCACCCGCTGGAGGGCAAGTACTCCACTCCCCCATGCATGACGCCTGAGCTGGAGAAGAAGTTCTACGGCACCGACCCTGTATTTGTTCTCGACCCCGAGGACGACCGCAATGCCGCAAACAATCAGCTCAACACCAACACTCTCCGCTTCTGGAAGATTTATCCCGACTATATCCGCGACCTCTTCGTGCAGTCCTTCGGAAAGAGCTCCGTTAAGCCGCCCTATGACCGAGTTATCGAGCTCACATGGCTCGACGCCTTTGTAAAGCTGAGAAGCGAGACTGTTCCCTGCCCTCACTGCGGCAAGGAGACATTCATCGCTCCCAAATACTCCGTGAACTGTATGTACTGCGGCGGTCAGCTCACCTGCACCGAGAGCATCAAATTCAAGCGCTTTGAGCTGCCCTCATTCGGCGGAGCTAAGCTCTACGAGGGCATGACAGGCGATACCGACGGGGACTTCCACAAGGTCATCGGCGAGGTAGTCCGCAACAAGAAGGACCCCAGCAAGCATGCCCTGCGCAATCTTACCAACGACACATGGAGCGTAAAGCTCCCCGACAATACGGTCAAGACCGTAGACCCCAACGGCATTATGCCAATAAACAAGGGCTTTGTCCTCACTATCGGCAGAAGCGAGGGTACTGTAGAATAA
- a CDS encoding GDSL-type esterase/lipase family protein, whose amino-acid sequence MNKFKQFVYTLLLLFTCFVASPYIYKQIWKSSKVVDSPKASAKETDTEAQQTEEKATDAPADSTTEPQPTSEGETAAPVEDEPTEPTTSPVDWVQSDASYFNDALFIGDSRTVGIRDYGTLKNAQYYCDKGLSSYQIDKSYVDGKTIWDFLSGKKFGKIYVMLGINEVGNDIEYTTSAYRKLIDGLREKQPDAIIYLEGNLHVATYAQTSAITNERIDILNSNIQGLADNKKDLLYQC is encoded by the coding sequence GTGAACAAGTTCAAACAATTCGTATACACGCTGCTGCTGCTTTTCACATGCTTTGTGGCTTCGCCCTATATTTACAAGCAGATATGGAAGAGCAGCAAGGTGGTAGACTCCCCCAAGGCTTCCGCAAAGGAGACTGACACCGAAGCTCAGCAGACAGAAGAAAAGGCAACTGACGCTCCTGCGGACAGTACCACAGAGCCTCAGCCCACATCAGAGGGCGAAACAGCTGCTCCTGTTGAGGACGAGCCTACAGAGCCCACTACCTCACCTGTTGACTGGGTACAGAGCGACGCTTCATACTTCAATGACGCCCTGTTCATAGGCGATTCCCGTACAGTGGGCATACGTGATTACGGTACTCTGAAAAACGCCCAGTACTACTGCGATAAGGGTCTTTCATCATATCAGATAGACAAATCCTACGTTGACGGCAAGACCATATGGGACTTCCTCAGCGGTAAGAAGTTCGGCAAGATATACGTTATGCTGGGCATAAACGAGGTTGGCAACGACATAGAGTACACCACCTCCGCTTACAGGAAGCTCATTGACGGTCTCCGCGAAAAACAGCCCGACGCTATCATATACCTTGAGGGCAACCTCCATGTTGCCACATACGCTCAGACCTCTGCTATCACAAATGAGCGCATAGATATTCTCAACAGCAATATACAGGGGCTTGCAGACAACAAAAAAGACCTTCTATATCAATGTTAA
- a CDS encoding MBOAT family O-acyltransferase yields the protein MVFSSLKFIFIFLPVFMIAYSLPAIGLKDDPKTATQYRNFVIFAGSVLFYSFGVKKPVYILLFLLTVMLNFIVAQFIENSRYLRKLWLTFGVLFNFWWLIFFKYWSFGTENINHFFHQSFTVKDIILPIGISFYTFQNVSYIIDVYRKKAKAEKNLVNYGAYISMFPQLIAGPIVTFDHVAKELRSRTHTIQKVEDGLKTFTIGLGYKVLIANQIGGLWSDISAIGYESISSKLAWLGIFAYSFQLYFDFCGYSLMAIGLGRIMGFELPRNFDHPYMSLTMTEFWRRWHMTLGSWFKDYIYIPLGGNRKGDGRMVFNMLIVWLFTGLWHGASWNFVLWGLVLFLIIMSEKFWTGKVLNKVKPLGHLYMLLIIPLTWLLFAITDFHELGIYFKRLIPFLPQKTYAVMENDYVEYWTKYWKYFALGLLFSTRIPEFIYKKMKNSIITALALLAVFWMAVYCMVKGLDDPFMYFRF from the coding sequence TTGGTATTCAGCAGCCTGAAATTTATTTTCATATTCCTGCCTGTTTTTATGATAGCTTATTCGCTGCCGGCCATTGGTCTGAAAGACGATCCCAAAACAGCGACACAGTACAGAAACTTCGTTATATTCGCGGGAAGTGTGCTTTTCTACAGCTTCGGCGTAAAAAAGCCCGTATATATCCTGCTGTTCCTGCTGACCGTTATGCTGAACTTCATAGTCGCGCAGTTCATCGAAAACAGCCGCTACCTGAGAAAGCTGTGGCTCACATTCGGTGTCCTGTTCAACTTCTGGTGGCTTATCTTCTTCAAGTACTGGTCATTCGGCACTGAGAACATCAATCACTTCTTCCATCAGAGCTTTACCGTAAAGGATATAATCCTCCCCATAGGTATAAGCTTTTATACATTCCAGAACGTCTCCTACATCATTGACGTTTACCGCAAAAAGGCAAAAGCCGAGAAGAACCTCGTCAATTACGGCGCTTACATAAGCATGTTCCCCCAGCTCATTGCAGGTCCTATCGTTACCTTCGACCACGTTGCAAAGGAGCTCAGAAGCCGCACACACACCATTCAGAAGGTGGAGGACGGTCTCAAGACCTTCACTATCGGTCTGGGCTACAAGGTTCTCATTGCCAATCAGATAGGCGGACTCTGGAGCGATATTTCCGCCATAGGCTATGAGAGCATATCCTCAAAGCTTGCGTGGCTGGGTATATTCGCTTACTCATTCCAGCTCTATTTCGACTTCTGCGGCTATTCCCTCATGGCAATAGGTCTCGGCAGGATAATGGGCTTTGAGCTCCCGAGAAACTTCGATCATCCCTATATGTCACTGACAATGACCGAGTTCTGGCGCCGCTGGCACATGACTCTGGGCTCATGGTTCAAGGACTACATCTATATCCCTCTGGGCGGCAACCGCAAGGGTGACGGACGCATGGTGTTCAATATGCTGATTGTCTGGCTCTTCACAGGTCTGTGGCACGGCGCAAGCTGGAACTTCGTACTGTGGGGACTGGTGCTCTTCCTTATCATCATGTCCGAAAAGTTCTGGACAGGCAAGGTGCTGAACAAGGTCAAGCCTCTCGGTCACCTGTATATGCTCCTGATAATACCGCTGACATGGCTGCTGTTCGCCATTACGGACTTCCATGAGCTGGGTATATACTTCAAGAGACTTATCCCGTTCCTGCCCCAGAAGACCTACGCGGTAATGGAGAACGACTATGTGGAATACTGGACTAAATACTGGAAATACTTCGCACTGGGCCTCCTTTTCTCCACAAGGATACCCGAGTTCATCTACAAGAAAATGAAAAATTCCATTATCACAGCCCTCGCTCTCTTAGCAGTATTCTGGATGGCTGTATACTGTATGGTCAAGGGTCTGGACGACCCGTTCATGTATTTCAGATTTTAA
- the folD gene encoding bifunctional methylenetetrahydrofolate dehydrogenase/methenyltetrahydrofolate cyclohydrolase FolD: protein MAQLIDGKAVSAAVKNEVAEETAKLREEKGLKVGLAVVIVGNNPASRVYVNNKKKACEAVGFQSYEYALDESTTQEQLLDLVNVLNRDDRVNGILVQLPLPKHIDEKAVINAISPDKDVDAFHPINVGKIMIGEYSFLPCTPAGVMRLIESTGTDITGKQCVVIGRSNIVGKPQAMLLLQKNGTVTICHSKTKNLKEVCLGADILVVAIGKANFVTGDMIKEGAVVIDVGMNRLDNGKLCGDVEFESAEKKASFITPVPGGVGPMTIAMLMKNTLTAAKQQAGIE from the coding sequence ATGGCACAGCTAATCGACGGAAAAGCAGTTTCAGCAGCAGTAAAAAATGAGGTAGCAGAGGAAACAGCAAAGCTCAGGGAAGAAAAAGGACTCAAGGTAGGTCTTGCAGTTGTTATCGTAGGCAACAATCCCGCTTCAAGAGTATACGTAAACAACAAGAAAAAAGCCTGCGAGGCTGTAGGCTTCCAGTCATATGAGTACGCTCTCGACGAGTCCACAACTCAGGAGCAGCTCCTCGACCTCGTTAATGTACTCAACCGCGACGACAGAGTAAACGGCATACTGGTACAGCTCCCGCTGCCAAAGCATATTGACGAAAAGGCAGTTATCAACGCTATCTCTCCCGACAAGGATGTTGACGCATTCCACCCTATCAACGTGGGCAAGATAATGATAGGCGAATACTCATTCCTGCCCTGTACTCCGGCAGGCGTTATGCGCCTTATCGAGAGCACAGGCACAGATATCACAGGCAAGCAATGCGTAGTTATCGGCAGAAGCAATATCGTGGGCAAGCCTCAGGCTATGCTGCTTCTCCAAAAGAACGGCACAGTTACTATCTGCCACTCCAAGACCAAGAACCTCAAGGAAGTATGCCTCGGCGCTGATATCCTCGTTGTTGCCATTGGTAAGGCTAACTTCGTAACAGGCGACATGATAAAGGAGGGCGCTGTTGTTATCGACGTAGGCATGAACCGCCTCGACAACGGCAAGCTCTGCGGTGACGTTGAGTTCGAGTCCGCCGAGAAGAAGGCTTCATTCATCACTCCCGTCCCCGGCGGCGTAGGTCCTATGACTATCGCTATGCTCATGAAGAACACCCTCACAGCTGCTAAACAGCAGGCGGGGATTGAATGA
- the lgt gene encoding prolipoprotein diacylglyceryl transferase, whose product MSTETLLEPHEIQFPHLGWKFSIDPTAFSLFGFDIQWYGIIITLGLILALIYVLPRMKRFGLDSDRAIDAVIGGVIGGIIGARIYYVLMRWDEYKGDWKSIINTRQGGLAIYGGIIGALLVGLLICKIRKVKKLPMLDITALGLLIGQGIGRWGNFFNQEAFGTNTDSFLGMTGGTIQRTISDGMQMGGDMYNNGLNMLWEKPVHPCFFYESVWCLLGFVILAFWSKRRKYDGQIFLMYLAWYGAERFIVEGLRTDSLMLGNIRISQALSAVIFVASVILQIVLFSKKKRDPECMPLYVNTEESHHLIEESRRKKMGISHEDAKIDGIDDDELDILNDDDDDFDESELDALSDDDDDDFDDDDDDEAPAKPAEASENKDDDTEDEKSDENKEDK is encoded by the coding sequence ATGTCCACAGAAACACTTTTAGAACCACACGAAATACAATTCCCCCACCTTGGCTGGAAATTCAGCATCGATCCTACTGCATTCTCTCTATTCGGCTTTGATATACAGTGGTACGGAATAATCATCACTCTCGGTCTTATCCTTGCACTTATCTACGTTCTTCCCAGAATGAAACGCTTCGGTCTTGACTCCGACAGGGCTATCGACGCCGTTATAGGCGGAGTTATCGGCGGTATCATAGGTGCTCGTATATACTACGTGCTCATGCGCTGGGACGAGTATAAGGGTGACTGGAAGTCCATAATCAACACCCGTCAGGGCGGTCTTGCAATTTACGGCGGTATCATAGGAGCCCTTTTAGTGGGACTGCTCATATGCAAGATACGCAAGGTCAAAAAGCTCCCCATGCTGGATATCACCGCACTGGGCTTGCTCATAGGTCAGGGCATAGGACGCTGGGGCAACTTCTTCAATCAGGAAGCCTTCGGCACTAACACCGATTCATTCCTGGGCATGACAGGCGGCACTATACAGCGCACTATCAGCGACGGTATGCAGATGGGCGGAGACATGTACAACAACGGTCTCAATATGCTGTGGGAAAAGCCCGTACACCCCTGCTTCTTCTATGAATCCGTATGGTGTCTGCTGGGCTTTGTCATACTGGCATTCTGGTCAAAGCGCAGAAAGTACGACGGTCAGATATTCCTCATGTACCTTGCATGGTACGGCGCCGAGCGCTTCATCGTTGAGGGGCTCCGCACAGACAGCCTAATGCTGGGCAATATCCGCATCTCACAGGCTCTGTCAGCAGTTATCTTCGTAGCTTCCGTGATACTCCAGATAGTGCTCTTCTCCAAAAAGAAGCGCGACCCCGAGTGTATGCCCCTGTACGTTAATACAGAGGAATCACACCACCTCATCGAAGAGTCACGCCGCAAGAAAATGGGTATCTCCCATGAGGACGCCAAGATAGACGGCATTGACGACGACGAGCTGGATATACTTAACGATGATGACGATGATTTCGACGAGTCTGAGCTTGACGCTCTCAGCGACGATGACGACGACGACTTCGATGACGACGATGATGATGAAGCTCCCGCAAAGCCTGCGGAGGCTTCTGAAAATAAAGATGATGACACAGAGGACGAAAAGTCCGATGAAAACAAGGAGGATAAATAA
- the yfmH gene encoding EF-P 5-aminopentanol modification-associated protein YfmH, with the protein MEKEILTGARTGDSCIRVKHSSGLDIYICEMPGFSGIEALFGTKYGSVNTMFKIAADSEYTTVPEGIAHFLEHKLFENEDCGVFQLYAKTGASCNAYTSFDKTCYLFNCSRNYEENLEILLDFVQKPYFTKENVDKEMGIIGQEIQMTNDNPEWRVFFNMLRAMYHAHPVKTDIAGTVESIAKIDADLLYKCYDTFYNLNNMVLSIAGNISADKVLEICDKHLKPCSDKGLESVFPPEPAEIVEPEVHEVQPIGTSIFHLGYKCAPKSGTDRLKAVSAASIVSSLLTDPALPMCKRLLKDEIINSTFNCEVFYGDGYFTLIFSGEADSPRLIREAVFAEIDRLIADGINEKDFQRVKKSAYGAMVRELNNVEAVASLMLNAYMEGVSPYDSISIMSELTCGDVIEFMRTELRRDRCVLSVIETEA; encoded by the coding sequence ATGGAAAAGGAGATCCTTACCGGCGCCCGTACAGGCGACAGCTGTATCCGCGTAAAGCACAGCAGCGGACTTGATATCTACATCTGCGAAATGCCCGGATTCAGTGGTATCGAAGCCCTCTTCGGCACAAAGTACGGCTCTGTGAACACCATGTTCAAGATAGCCGCCGACAGCGAATATACCACTGTTCCCGAGGGTATCGCCCATTTTCTGGAGCACAAGCTCTTTGAGAACGAGGACTGCGGAGTTTTCCAGCTCTACGCAAAAACAGGCGCTTCATGCAACGCCTATACCTCCTTCGACAAGACCTGCTACCTGTTCAACTGCTCGCGGAACTATGAGGAGAATCTGGAAATACTGCTGGATTTCGTCCAGAAGCCATACTTCACAAAGGAAAATGTGGACAAGGAAATGGGCATCATCGGTCAGGAGATACAAATGACCAACGATAACCCAGAATGGCGGGTATTCTTCAATATGCTCAGGGCTATGTACCACGCCCACCCAGTAAAGACCGACATCGCAGGCACTGTGGAGAGCATAGCAAAGATAGACGCAGACCTGCTGTACAAGTGCTACGATACATTCTATAATCTCAATAACATGGTGCTTTCCATTGCGGGAAACATCAGTGCGGACAAGGTCCTGGAGATATGCGACAAGCACCTGAAGCCCTGCAGCGACAAGGGGCTTGAATCCGTATTCCCACCCGAGCCTGCCGAAATTGTCGAGCCCGAGGTACATGAGGTACAGCCCATAGGCACTTCTATCTTCCACCTGGGCTACAAGTGCGCTCCCAAAAGCGGCACCGACCGTCTGAAAGCCGTTTCTGCGGCTTCAATAGTCTCGTCACTGCTCACCGACCCTGCACTTCCCATGTGCAAGCGCCTGCTGAAAGACGAGATAATCAATTCCACCTTCAACTGCGAGGTATTCTACGGCGACGGCTACTTCACCCTGATATTCTCGGGAGAAGCCGACAGCCCCCGGCTTATCCGCGAGGCTGTATTTGCCGAGATAGACCGCCTTATCGCCGACGGCATTAATGAAAAGGACTTCCAGCGCGTAAAGAAGTCTGCCTACGGCGCTATGGTGCGGGAGCTCAACAACGTTGAGGCTGTTGCAAGCCTTATGCTCAACGCTTATATGGAGGGTGTCTCGCCATATGACTCCATAAGCATAATGTCAGAGCTCACCTGCGGAGATGTAATTGAATTTATGCGCACAGAGCTGCGCCGTGACAGATGCGTTCTGTCCGTAATAGAAACGGAGGCTTAA